GGGACCTGCCGCTGCAGATCTTCGAGCCGCGCTACCTCAACATGATCGACGACGTCATGGGCGGCGACCGGATCATCGGCATGATCCAGAGCAAGCCGGGCGGCGACCGCACCCGGCCCAAGCTGGCCGACGTCGGCTGCGCGGGCCGGATCACCAGCTACGCCGAGACCTCGGACGGCCGCTATCTGATCACCCTCACCGGCATCTGCCGCTTCGAGGCGGGCGAGGAGCTGATCCTGCGCACCCCCTACCGGCAGCTGCGGGCCCGGTACGACCGGTTCGAGGGCGACCTCGACCGGGACGCGGCGCAGGACGCCTCCGCCGCCGCCCGCACCCGCTTCGGCCGCGCGCTGAAGCGCTACCTGAACCGCCGCGAGCTGGACATCGACTGGGAGACCGCCAGCAGCGCCCCGCTGGAGGCCCTGGTCAACAGCCTGTGCATGGGCCTGCCCTTCGAACCGGCCGAGAAGCAGGCGCTGCTGGAGGCCGAGGGGCTGATGGGCCGGTTCGAGACCCTGATCGCCCTGCTGGAGATCGACGCCTCCGAGCCGGATGACGACACCCAGTCGGTGCAGTAGAGGGAAGGCATGGAAGACGCCCTGCCCGCCCTCGATGTCGACGTCGATCCGCGCCTGCTGGAGATCCTGGTCTGTCCGCTGACCCGCGGGCCCCTGGAGTACGACCGGGAGAAGGCCGAGCTGGTCAGCCGCTCGGCCCGGCTCGCCTATCCGATCCGCGACGGCGTGCCGATCATGCTGCCCGAGGAAGCCCGCGAGCTGGGCGAGGGCGAGTAGCTACAGCGCCTCGCCGCGCAGCAGGCGGGGCAGGTCGCCGACCGCGCCGCCGGCCTCGTGCATGAAGAACCGCCGGGCCGGACCCACCCGGTTCACCGCGGCCATGCCGACCCCGCGCACCATGCGGACCAGCGGGTTGTCGTTGGAGAACAGCCGCACGAAGGCGTCCATGCCCGCCGACAGGGTCACGGTGTCGAAGCGCCGCCAGGCGGCGTAGCGCTCCAGCACCGTCTCGGAGCCGATGTCCTCGCCCAGGCGCGCGGCGTCCACCAGCACCTCGGCCAGCGCCGCGGCGCCCTTCAGGCCGAGGTTCAGCCCTTGGCCGGCGATCGGGTGCACCCCGTGGGCGGCGTCGCCCAGCAGCGCGACCCGCGGACCGGCGAAGCGCTCGGCGAGCTGCAGCGACAGCGGATAGGTGAACACCGGACCCTCGACCGTGATCCCGCCCAGGAACTCGCCGAAGCGGCGCTCCAGGTGGGCCTGGAACACCTCGAGCCGGGCGGTCTTGAGCGCCTCGGCGCGGGCCGTGCTCTCGGTCCAGACGAGGCTGGCGCGATTGTCGGTCAGCGGCAGGATGGCGAAGGGCCCGCCGGGCAGGAAGTATTCGTGGGCGACGCCCTCGTGCGGCCGCTCCAGCCGCACGGTGGCGACGACGCCGGTCTGGGCGTAGGGCCAGCCGACCACCCCGATGCCGGCGGCCTCGCGCACCGCCGAGCCGCGGCCCTCGGCCCCCACGACCAGCGGGGCGGACAGCCGCCGGCGGTCGGCCAGGATCACCGTGGCGGCGCGGGGCGTGAACTCGCAGCCGACCACGCGGGCGGGGGCCAGCACCTCGATGCCGGCGGCCTGCACCGCGGCGGCCAGGCCCGCCCGGGTGTGGCGGTTCTCGATCAGGTAGCCCAGCGGCTCGCCTTCGGACCGGTCCGAGATTTCGGCGGAGTCGAAGCGCAGGAAGAACGGGGTCGGGGCGCCGGTCGAGGCGCCCGGCGTGCGCCCGTCGGTCACCAGGATCTGCTCGATCCGCTGGGCGTGCGGGTCGAAGGCCTCGGCAAGACCCAGGGCCCGCCACTGCCGGTAGGCCGCGTAGGCGATGGCCGAGGCGCGGCCGTCGAACGTCGGCGCCGTCTGGGCCTCGAAGGCCACAGGATCGATCAGCAGGGGCCTCAGGCCCCCTTGCTGGAGGGCCAGGGCCAGGGTGGCGCCCGCCATGCCGGCGCCGGCGATGATGACGTCGGCGTCGAACGCCTCGGACGGTCCGCTCATGCGGCGACGATTACGCGCCCCGGCGCTCCGCCGCCAGCCGGCATCGAAAAATGGACGCCGCCGTCCAAAGTTCGCTTGCCGGAGGACCGGGAGCAGCTTATCTGACGCCTCTGTTGGACTCTCGGGTCCATTTTTAGTGACCCATCTTCAGTTTCCGGGATCTACCGACATGGCGGGGCTGCCGAGAAAGCGTCTGGTTCCCCTCGTCGCCGGCGGCGCCGCCCTCGTGGCCGTGACGGCGGGCGGCGGGGTCTGGTGGTTCAACAAGCAGCACTACGAGACCACCGACAACGCCTTCGTGCAGGCCGACACCGTGACGGTGGCCCCGCTCGTCGAGGGCTATGTGGCCGAGGTGCTGGTCAGCGACAACGAGGCCGTCCGGCCCGGCCAGGTTCTCGTCCGCATCGATCCGGCGACCATCAAGGCCCGGCTCGCCCAGGCCGAGGCCAACGCCGCGGCCCTCGAGGCGGCGGTCCGCCAGGTGGACGACAAGGCCCGGCTCGAGCAGGCGCTGATCGCCCAGCGCGCCGCCGCGGTGGAGAGCGCCCGCGCCGACGCCCAGCTCGCCAGCGCGGAGCTGAAGCGCTACGGCGCCCTCGCCCAGTCGGGCTGGGTCTCCTCGCAGCGGGCGCAGTCGGTCCGCACCGCCGAGCAACGGGCGAGCGCCGCGGTCGAACAGGCCGCCGCCGCGCTGGAGGCCGAGCGCCGCACCGCCGCCTCGCTCGATTCCGCCAGGGCGCAGAGCCTGGCCCAGGCCGCCGCGGCCCGTGCGGCGGTCGAACAGGCCCGCATCGACCTGGCCCGCACCGAGGTGCGCGCGCCCGTGGCCGGCGTCGTCGGCGCGCGCGGCGTCCGGCCCGGCCAGTACGTGCGCCCCGGCGGTGCGCTGATGAGCCTGGTGCCGCTCGGCGACGCCTATGTCGTGGCCAACTTCAAGGAGACCCAGGTGGCCCGCCTGCGCATCGGCCAGCCGGTGGAGATCCGCGCCGACGCCTTCGGCAAGAAGACGCTCCAGGGCCGCGTCGACTCCTTCGCCCCGGCGACGGGCGCCGAGTTCGCCCTGATCCCGGTGGAGAACGCCGTCGGCAACTTCACCAAGATCGCCCAGCGGCTGCCGGTGAAGATCGCCGTCGACCGCGGCCAGCCGCTCTCGGGCGCGCTGCGGCCGGGCCTTTCCCTGCACGTGAAGGTCGATGTGACCGAGAAGACCGGCCCCTCCTTCGCCGAGGCCGGCGAGATCCCCGCCCGCTACGCCCGCGAGGGCGCCTCGCGCTGAGCTGCGGGTCGTGACCGAAGCCGCCATCCATCCCGACAGCGGCCAGGCCAAGGCCGCCGCCCAGCCGCACGCCTACATGGGCGCGGGCGGCGAGGCCGTGGACTGGATGAAGATCTTCCTGGGCTTCGGCGGGATGGTCATCGGCCAGTTCATGGCCATGCTGGACATCCAGATCGTGGCCAGCTCGCTGGTCCAGATCCAGGCCGGCATCGGCGCGACCGCCGACGAGATCAGCTGGGTGCAGACCATCTACCTCCTGGCCGAGGTGGTGATCATGCCGCTCACCGCGTACCTGACGAAGATGTGGGGCACGCGGTCGTTCTACGTGATCGCGGTCGTCGGCTTCATCGTCACCTCGGTCGCGGTGGGCCTGTCGTCCAGCGTCGGAATGATGATCTTCTTCCGGGCGCTGCAGGGCGTGTTCGCCGGCGCGATGATCCCGCCGATCTTCGCCACGGCCATGACCGTATTCCCGCCCGACAAGCGGATCACCGCCAACGTCATCGTGGGCCTGATCGTCACTCTCGCGCCGACCGTTGGGCCGACCTTGGGCGGCCACCTGACCGAGGCGCTGAACTGGCGCTGGCTGTTCTTCATCAACGTGCCGGTGGGCGCGCTGGTGATCTTCCTGGTCGGCCGCTACGGCGACTTCGACAAGGGCGACCCCAGCCTCTCGAAGGGCATCGACTGGTGGGGCCTGGGCCTGATGACGGTCTTCCTGCTCTCGATGCAGTACGTGCTCGAAGAGGGGAACGACGAGGGCTGGTTCGAGGCGGACCTGA
The Phenylobacterium zucineum HLK1 genome window above contains:
- a CDS encoding HlyD family secretion protein is translated as MAGLPRKRLVPLVAGGAALVAVTAGGGVWWFNKQHYETTDNAFVQADTVTVAPLVEGYVAEVLVSDNEAVRPGQVLVRIDPATIKARLAQAEANAAALEAAVRQVDDKARLEQALIAQRAAAVESARADAQLASAELKRYGALAQSGWVSSQRAQSVRTAEQRASAAVEQAAAALEAERRTAASLDSARAQSLAQAAAARAAVEQARIDLARTEVRAPVAGVVGARGVRPGQYVRPGGALMSLVPLGDAYVVANFKETQVARLRIGQPVEIRADAFGKKTLQGRVDSFAPATGAEFALIPVENAVGNFTKIAQRLPVKIAVDRGQPLSGALRPGLSLHVKVDVTEKTGPSFAEAGEIPARYAREGASR
- a CDS encoding UbiH/UbiF/VisC/COQ6 family ubiquinone biosynthesis hydroxylase, with product MSGPSEAFDADVIIAGAGMAGATLALALQQGGLRPLLIDPVAFEAQTAPTFDGRASAIAYAAYRQWRALGLAEAFDPHAQRIEQILVTDGRTPGASTGAPTPFFLRFDSAEISDRSEGEPLGYLIENRHTRAGLAAAVQAAGIEVLAPARVVGCEFTPRAATVILADRRRLSAPLVVGAEGRGSAVREAAGIGVVGWPYAQTGVVATVRLERPHEGVAHEYFLPGGPFAILPLTDNRASLVWTESTARAEALKTARLEVFQAHLERRFGEFLGGITVEGPVFTYPLSLQLAERFAGPRVALLGDAAHGVHPIAGQGLNLGLKGAAALAEVLVDAARLGEDIGSETVLERYAAWRRFDTVTLSAGMDAFVRLFSNDNPLVRMVRGVGMAAVNRVGPARRFFMHEAGGAVGDLPRLLRGEAL
- a CDS encoding Trm112 family protein, with product MEDALPALDVDVDPRLLEILVCPLTRGPLEYDREKAELVSRSARLAYPIRDGVPIMLPEEARELGEGE
- a CDS encoding LON peptidase substrate-binding domain-containing protein — translated: MAAYRRAADLPQVIPVFPLDGALLLPGGDLPLQIFEPRYLNMIDDVMGGDRIIGMIQSKPGGDRTRPKLADVGCAGRITSYAETSDGRYLITLTGICRFEAGEELILRTPYRQLRARYDRFEGDLDRDAAQDASAAARTRFGRALKRYLNRRELDIDWETASSAPLEALVNSLCMGLPFEPAEKQALLEAEGLMGRFETLIALLEIDASEPDDDTQSVQ